AGGCGTTCAACTCCTGCTCAACATCGTCGCCATGCTGCTGGTCTTCGTGGCGCTGATCACGCTGGTGAATCTGATCCTGCCGATCCCGCTCCAACGGATGCTCGGCTGGGTGTTCGCGCCTTTGGCCTGGCTGGCAGGAGTGCCGTGGGCGGAGGCGCAGACCGGAGGCATGCTGCTCGGGACCAAGACGGTGCTCAACGAGCTGGTGGCCTACTTGGACCTCGCCAGGAGCGCCGAGCTCACGGAGCGCAGCCGAATCGTGCTGACCTACGCGCTCTGCGGGTTCGCCAATCTCGGATCGCTGGGCATCATGATCGGCGGCATGGGAACCATGTGCCCCGAGCGTCGCGCCGAGATCACCACGCTCGGGATGAAGTCGATCCTGGGCGGCACGCTCGCCACCTGCCTGATCGCGGCGATGGTGGGACTCGTGCTCTGAACCAGCCGCCCCCACTCCCCTAGTCCCGCTCCGGACAAGCTGCTAGCGTTGAGGCGTCTCGACATCCTCGAACCACCGGTGGCGCTCCATGTCCAGGTCCCCCTCCTCACAGCCCGCTCGGCGAAGCCGCCTCTCCTGGCTCCTCCTCACCGGCCTGGGCTTCATGCTCGTCGTGGCCGCGTGCGGCGATCTCGAGACTCCGGCGTTCGTCGACTGCACGGTCGCCCCGGATACGCTCGACTTCGGCGACGTCACGCTGGGCGGCTCGGCCGACCGCACGTTCAGCGTGACCAACGCAGGCAGCGAGGCGCTCGATGCCACGATCCGGCCCACGTGCAGCGACTTCGCGATGGTCGGCAGCTCCAGCATCACGGTCCCCAGGGGCGAGTCGCGCACGTTCACGATGCGGTTCTCCCCCAAGGCGACGGGTCCTCGGCCGTGCCGGATCTCGATCGGGGACTGCGGCGTGCTGACGACCCAGGGCCGGGGCCTGCCGGGCAGCTCCGGGTGCGACGTCGAGCCGGCGAGTCTCGCGTTCGGCACCGTCACCGTGGGATCGACCGAGGATCTCACGTTCACCATCACCAACACGGGCGATAGCCAGCTCTCGGGCACCGTCGAGGAGAGCTGTCCGGAGTTCTCGCTGGTGGGAAGCACGGACTATGACCTCGCCCCCAACGAGGACGCGACCTTCACCGCGCGCTTCGCTCCCACGAGCGGGGGCCCCAAGAGCTGCACCATCGACACGCAGGGGCTGTGCGCCGACGTGAGCGTGAGCGGAACCGGTCAGGCTCCGGCCGAGCCGTTGTGCTCGGTCTCGGTCGAGTCACTGTCGTTCGGCACCGTGACCGTTGGCGAGACTGCGACCCGCACCTTCACCATCACCAACGCGGGCTCAGGAACCTTGACCGGGAACGTCTCGGAGAGTTGCTCCGACTTCTCGATCGTCGGCACGTCGACCTACTCGCTGGGCGCCGGACAGGTTGCCACGTTCACCGTGCGCTTCGCTCCCACGAGCGAGGGCCTCAAGAGCTGCACCATCGACACGCAGGGATTGTGCGCCGATGTGAGCGTGAGCGGAACCGGACAGACTCCGCAGGCCGAACCGTTGTGCTCGGTCTCGGTCGATTCGTTGTCCTTCGGCACCGTGACCGTTGGCGAGACCGCGACTCGCACTTTCACCATCACCAACGCCGGCGGTGGAACGATCACCGGGAACGTCTCGGAGAGCTGCTCCAATTTCTCGATCGTCGGCACATCGAGCTATTCGCTGGCTGCCGGCCAGATCGCCACCTTCACGGTGCGCTTCGCGCCTCTCGTCGCCGGTAGCCAGACCTGCACGATCGCGACCGGAAGCAGCTGCGATCCCGTGACGGCGAGGGGAACGGGTGGGGCCTTGCCGACGCCGAGCTGCCAACTCGACTCCACCAGCATCGATTTCGGCGACGTGACCGTGGGCCAGGTCTCGAGCCGCCAGGTGCGGGTGACCAATACGGGATCCGGAATCCTCGCGGGGTCCTTGTCCGAATCCTGCTCCAGCTACTCGATCCTCGGAACGACCTCCTATAGTTTGGCCTCGCTGGAGTCCGCCACGTTCACCCTGCAATTCGCGCCCACAGCGACGGGGGACTTCACGTGCACCGTCGACGCGGGCGCGGCGTGCGGGACCATCACCCTTCGAGGAAGCGGCGTGCCTCCGCCCGAGTGCGAGCTGTCGGACACCGATTACGACTTCGGTGAGGTGGAGATCGGCAAGCACAAGGACCATGCATTCGACATTCGCAACGTGGGCGGCGGCCAGCTCTGCGGCACCGCGACGGAGAGCTGTGAGAGCTTCGCGATCCAGGGTGGCGCGAGCTATTGCGCCATTCCAGGCACACCTTTCCGGCTCCGGATTCGCTTCCAGCCGACCGCCACGGGCTCCTTCCAATGCACGGTGAATCCCGGAGCGGGCTGCCCGCCGATCACGGTGCGCGGAGTCGGCCGGGGGCAGTAGGACTGCTTCGCGAGCTGCTGGCCGCGCACCTCCTGCGCTTCGAGCATCCGGTGCGCGACAGCTACGACGACTCCGCGGGCGGCCGGCTGCTCGTGCTGTTCGTGATCGTCGGCCTCGTCCTGCAACCCGGCCTCAAGGCACTCGCGCGAACGGTGGGTCTCGGCGGTCAGGACTGGATTCCACTCCTCATCATCATCGTGCTGGCGGCGGCGGCCATCCTCGGTGTTCGCCTCTTCGCACGCGCTCGCCTCGGCGCGATCGGCCTCCACCGGTGGGCAGAGTGGACGCTGCGCGAGAAGCTCTATCTATGGACGGTCACACCACTCGCGGCGGTCGCTTTCAGCATCGTGTTTCGCGACCATCTGGCTCGTCTGGTCGCGGTCCATGGCTGGAGCGGGTTCTTCCTCCTCACGCTCCCGACCGGGCTCTTGTGGGGTGCGATCCAGGAGTTCCTTTATCGCGGGCTTCTCCAGACCGAGCTGGTCCGGCGTCTCGGAGCGATCGCCGGCGTGCTCATCGCCAACCTGGTGTTCTGCTTCGGTCCTCTGCACTTCTATCATCTGCGGCTTGGAACCGGCGAAGCCCCGCGATGGGGAATGTTGGCGGCGATCTTCGGCATCGGGCTCTTCTTCGGCATCCTCTACCGGCGCTCGGGCAATCTCTGGCTCCCCGCGATCTTCCACGGCATTTGGCCGCCGAATCTATCCTGAGAAGCGCTCGAAACGCGGCAAATCCGCGTGCGCGAGGGTTCGCTTGAACCCGCGGGGCGCAAGCCTCATGTTTCCCGCCTCTACGACGTGGTCCGCGAACGCGAACACATTCTACCCATGGAGGATGGACATGAAGCCCCGTCATCGAGTGTTTCTCATCGTGCTCGGCTTGGCCGCCATCGCGTCCAGCTCGAGCCCGGCGCTCGCCCAGATGGAACACCAGGCCGGAGGCTATCTCCTCGGCTCGTTCCCGATCAGCGACTGGGGCAAGATCGCGGGCTTCGGCATGGGCCTCGATGCCACCGACATCATCCGCTTCGGACCCAACAAGCCTCTCTCGTGGCGGGTGAGCACCGGCGTGGTCTACAACTTCTCGCGCACCGAGGAAGTGCCTCCCACGAATCTGCTTCCGACCTCCTCGCTCGAGCTCGAGACCAAGAACTGGAGCCTTCTGTTCGGAATCGGTCCGGAGTTCGGCAAGCGCGACGGACACATCATGCCCTTCATGTACGGAACCGCCGGCTTCGACACCTACTGGACCTCGAGCACGCTGCAGGGCACCGCGGGCGGATTGGCCTACGAGGCGGAGCACGGCGACTCGCGCATCTCGTTCGCGTGGGCGGCCGGCTTGGGTCTGCGCCGCCGCGTCATGGAAGGCTACATGGGCGAGCTGAGCGTCGAATTCCGGCAGGGCGCCTCCCACCACTTCCTGTTGCCGGAGCAGATCACCGAGGACGTTACGGGCGTCCATGCCGATCGCGCCAGCCGCTCGTCCAACCAGATCATCGTGCGGCTCGGCACCGTGATCTCCGATTGAGGCAGTCTAGCGCACGTCTTTTCGCATCGGCACGAAGCGCACGGGGAGAAGGACGCGCCGGCTCGGCACGCCGCGCGCGTCCTTCTCCACCAGCACCAGCTCCTGGTCCTCCCCTTCCGGACCGATGGGCGCAACCAGCCGGCCTCCAGGTCCGAGCTGCTCGATCAGAGCCGAGGGCACGGAATCCGGCGCGGCCGTGAGCAGGATGGCATCGAAGGGCGCCTCCTCGGGCCAACCGCGATAGCCGTCACCGTGACGCACGTGGATGTCGCGATAGCCGAGGTGCTCTAGCCTCGCACGCGCCTCATCGGCCAGCGCACGAATGATCTCGATGCTCCATACGCGCGCGCCGGTCTGGGCCAGCACCGCGGCCTGGTAGCCCGAGCCCGTCCCGATCTCCAGCACCTTGAGGCCGCGCCGGGGACGGATGGCCTCGGTCATGAACGCGACGATGTACGGCTGCGAGATCGTTTGCTCGTGCCCAATCGGTAGCGGCCGGTCGAGGTAGGCGTAACGGCGATACGCCTCGGGCACGAACTCGTGGCGCGGCACCGCGCGCAGGGCCGCGAGCGTCACCGAGTCGCGCACGCCGTTGGCTTCGATCGAGCGGACCAGGGCGGCGCGCTGCGATTCGAGGCTGTCGCCCGGCGTGGCGGCGCGCGAGGTGCATCCGTTCGCGGCCGGCGCCGCCACGGCGATCGTCAGGAAAACCAGCGCTCGATTCCACGTCCAGCCGCGCATGCCTCTGACGATGTCACTCGGAGCCCGGCGCGTCCACGGCGGATGCTCAGGGGGATACGAGCAGGTGCAATCCGCCGGACGAAGCGCCCACCAGCAGCCAATCGGGCGTGCCCGGATCGAAGCCCATCGTCCACACACGGTCGGAGGCGAGCCCTTCCACCGGCATTCGCTTCCAGCTTTCACCCACATCCGTGCTGCGGAAGATTCCGCCCCAGGTGAAATCAGCCACCCACATCGTGCGGCCATCGGGATGGATCGCGATGCCCACCAGATCGCTGTGCGGAATCCCTCCCCCCACCTGCCGCCAGGTCTCGCCCTGGTCGTCCGAGCGGTAGAGCCCTGCCGACGTCGTCGCGAACAGCACCCGATCGTCGGTCGGCAGGAACGCGATCTCGTGCGGGGTGATGCCCTTCAATCGGGCCGAGACGAATCTCCAGGTGGCGCCAGCGTCGGTGCTGCGGAAGAATCCACGCGACGTCGCCGCCAGGACGAGGTCAGGCTCCCGCGGCGACACCGCGAGAGCCTGTATCTCCTCGCCGGTGTCGATCGCCGGCTGGGTCCACTGTCGCCCGTCCCGGGTCCTGGCGATCCCCTGAGAGGTCGCGGCCAGCAGCCCGTCCGGCCGCTGTGCGATCAGCTCGGTGACGCGTGGACTCGAGGCGCTCTTCCCCAGGCGCATGGGCATGGGGGTCCAGATGGTCGCCCGAGGCCCGCGCGCGAAGATGCCCTGGTCCGTGCCTGCGAACAGCGTGCCTCCCAGCACCGCCAGCGAAAGCACCTGCCGTCCTTCCAGCCCTTCGGCCAACCGTGTCCAGGGTCCTCGCACTCCGGACGAAGCAAAGACGCCGCCGTGGCGCGCATCGCCGCGCACCGCGATCAGCAGCCGGTTCGACGCGTCGTCGAACAGCATGCGGGTCACGAAGCGCTCGGAGAACCCTTCGTTGCTGGCCGTCCAGCTCTCCCCGCGATCGGAGCTGCGCAGCACGCCGGCGTCCTCGGTGCCGAGCAGGATGGTGCCGTCCGGACGCACCACCAGAGCGTTGATCACCAACTCGGTCGGCGTGACGCGACGCCACACCGAGCCACGGTCCTCGCTGATCCACAGGCCCGTCGTGGTGCCGGCCAGCAGCACGTTGCCGTCCACGCCGTCGAGCGCGAAGGCGCGCGTGCGCCGCTTGCCTTCGGGAATGCCCTTGAGCTGCGTCCAGGGACCGCCGGGACGCAGCGCCCGATAGATGCCGGTGCATGCCGTGGCGTAGAGCGTGCTCGGATCACGCGGGTCGACGGTCAGCGTCATGACGTCCGAGTCGTCCTCCATGCCGCGATGCATCGGCTGCCAGCTCGCGCCGGCGTCCGTCGTCATCCAGCCGAGGTGCCATGTGCCGACATAGAGCGAGCGTGGATCGGTGGGATTGAAGGCCACCGATCCCACGTTGCGCAGGTCGGCGTGGCCTTCCGGCGTGATGCGGCGCCACGACTGACCGCCATCGGCAGACAGGAACACCCCGGTCAGCGTCCCGGCCGCGATCACCTGCCGATCGGCGGGACACACGGCAAGCGCCCGGACCGACTCACCCGAGATCCCCTTCAAGATGGTGAAGGAGCGGCCGCCGTCGTCGCTCCGCGCCACACCGCCACCTCGCCCGTTGATCTCCCAGTATCCGACGAACACAGCGCCGTTCCGTCCCACCACGATCTCGTCCAGGCTGCAGCCCTTGACCGGAAAACCCTGACTCGAGCGCACCCAGCGCCGGCCGCCGTCGTCCGAGCGATAGAACGTGCTCGATCCGGTGCCGAGATAGAGGCGATGGGGCCGCGCGGGATCGGCCACGAGCGCGCGCACGTTTCCGCCCGGAGGGCCCACGGGCATCCAGCTCTGGGCGCGAGTCTCCACCGGGAGCCACGCGACCGTAAGGAGTGTGATGACGAGCGAGAGGCGGTTCATCGGAACCTTCCTGTAAGGGGCGGGCCGACTGGTCGACCCGCCCCCCATATTTTCCTCTTCAAAGGGCGCCCGATCCGTTACTGACCACCGCTCGGGATCGTGGTGCCTTCGGGAACGAACCACACTTCCACGCGACGGTTGCGAGCCAGCGACGAAGCGTCCGTCCCGGCCTCGACCGGATTGGTCGCCGCCGCCGAGCGCACCGTGATGCGCGAAGACTCGACGCCGCGCTCGGTGAGATACGCCCTCACCGCTTCGGCGCGCTGCTGCCCGATTCGCTGAGCCGAGCGCTCGCGGCTGTCCGCGTAGCCGATGATCGTGACCGTGGCCCGCGGATCGGTCGAGAGCCGCTGCGCGACGTCGTCGAGGCATGCCTTGTCGACGTTGGTGATGCGCGAGGCGTTGCTCGGGAAGCCGGCCGCGAGACACGACACGGCTTCGGCCTTCGGGGCCGGCGCCGCCATCGCGACCGCGCAGTCGGAGGTCGCGGTATTGCCGTGATTGTCCGTGACCCGCACCGTGATCGTGGCGTTGGCCGGCGGCGTGGCGCCCGAGAAGTCGAACGCGGCGCTCGTCATGTTGCCCGTCACCCGTCCGCTGCTCGCGGTCCACTGGTAGGTCAGTGGATCGCCTTCGGGGTCCGACGCCGTGGCGACGACGTTCACGCTCTCACCCGGAAGGATCTCCGAGCGCTCGACCGCACAAGTCACCGTCGGTGGCTGGTTGGGCGTCGGCGCGACCTCGGCGACGGCCGCGGACATTCCGCCCCCGCCGAACGTCAGCCCGAGCCCGAGCGTCGCCTCGACGTTGCCCTGGTCCTCGTCGAACTCGTCGTTGTGCACGCGAACGTAGCGTCCATCGGCACGCAGATTGAGGGCAGGAGTCATGTACCAGCGGAAGCCCGCTCCGGCGTTCCAGCTGATGTCATCCGACTCGACCATCGTTGCATCGGTGGCTCCGTCTTCGACGTTGAAGGACTCCTTGCCGATGCCTGCCGTCAGGAACGGCCGGAAATGGTCACTGCCAATGAAGTTGTACAAGCCGTTGAAGCGAAGCGCATCGGCCTGCACTTTCGCGCCTACCAGACCCGGCACGACGACTTCTTCGTTCGGCTCCGTGGGGAAGCGCTGAGCGATGCCTTCGAAGCTCCAGTGACGCGAAAGGAAGTATCCGAGTCGCGCGCCATAGAGCATGTCGTCCTTGGGCTGGAAATCACCGTGATCGTCCAGCCATCCATAGCCGCCGTAGATGCCGAGCTCGAAATCGCCTTTTGCGCCGCCACTGGCGAAGGCGGAACTCGCCGTGAGGAGCGCCGCGGCGAAAAGCGTCCAAATGGTGGTTCGCATAGACCCTTTCCTTTCCTTGACCTGTCCCTGGAAACCCGTCCGGGAGCCCTGCCGGCCCTTCCGAGGGCCTGCGGGTCGGAGCGACGCCAGGACCAATGCACGTGGTGGGCCTGAAAACGCCGTTGGGGGAGATCGCCAAGGGGCACAGCGCCATGGCGCGGAAATCGCAGCGCCATCGAGGACAGCGCGGCTCTAGAAGATTTTGCACGGTTGAGACGCCGGCAAAACCACGAGTTCAGCGACCGCCGGAAGGAACACGAGTTTTCATTGCTGCGCTTCCCTTGGCGTCTTTTTCAAAAGAACGAGTCATCCTCGACAACGGACGGAACATGGACCAGGAGCAGAAGGTTCGGGCCGGGCTGAGCGAAGCCGAGATGAAGGACAATCTGGTGCGCCTGGCTTTTGGCGGGGAACCGCGGCGCCTGGAGGAATTCCTGGACGTGCTGAGGCGGGAGATTCCAGCCAACACCGCAGCCGTGATGCGCGGCAGCTCGGTCACCGGAAAGCGGTGGAACGACGAGGCTCCGTTCGACGCCGAAGGCCCCAAGACCAGTGATCTCGATCTCACGCTGGTCGGAGGCGAGATCCTGGACTACTTCCATCCCGAGGGATTCTATATCGCCGGGATCCACTCGAAGCCGCTGAGCGACAAGGACCCGGACATCGCTCCCCGGCTCCTGCCGCTGCGCAGGCGCCTGATGGCCCTGGTCGGGCGTCCGGTGGATATTCAGGGCACACGCGACTGGGTGATGTTCGTCCGCGAATACCTGATGGGACAGCCCTACCTCACGCTCATCGGAAAGCTCGAACAGCCATGATGCTTCGACTCCTGAGTTACAACATCCGCTACGGCGGAACCGGACGCGAGGCGGCTCTGGCTTCGACCATCTCCTCGGTCTCTCCCGACGTCGTCATCTTCCAGGAAGCGACCCGGCCCGACGTGATCGCTCGCCTCGCCGACGCCACGGGCATGAAGCACTGGGGGGCGAAGCGGGGGCGCTCGGTGGGCTTCATGAGCCGCTTCGGGGTCAAGCAGCATGAATGGCGGCAGCCTCCGCCGAGCCGGCGCGCCTTTCTGGAGGTGGAGCTGGCCCCATCCGAAGCCGCAGGGATGGTCGTGCGCCTGTTCGGGATCCATCTGAGCGCGCTCCACAGCAACTGGACCGAGCGGATCCGGATGGCGGAGCTCAAAGCCATGCTCGACGAGATCGAGGAGTACGACGGCGGGCTGAGTGTCGTGCTCGGGGACTTCAACACGCTGGCGCCGGGCGAGAAGCTCGACGTGAACCGGCTGCCTCCGCACTTGCGCATTCTGGCCTGGCTCGGCGGCCAGACCATCCGCTGGCAGACGATCCAGTCGATGCTCGACGCTCACTACGTGGATGCGTATCGATTCCTGCATCCGCTCGATCCCGGCCACACCTTCCCCACCTGGGACCCCCATCTCCGGCTCGACTACGCATTCCTGCCCGCTGCGGCCACCACACGCCTTTCGCGCTGCGAGGTCATCAACGGCGCGGCGGCATCGGCCGCCTCGGACCATCTGCCGCTGCTCGTGGAGTTCGAGGTCTAGCGACCTCAGTCGACCAGAGGACGCGTGGTCGAGCTGGACGCCGGCGCCGAGGCTGGCGGCGCTGCCGGGCGTGAAGGAGCGGGCGCCCGCTTCGCCTCGTCGTGCCGGCGCACGATGGCGCGGGCCACCGCGGTTCCGATCACCGCCCCCACGAAGATGTCCGAAGGCCAGTGCGAGAAGGAGTCCACGCGCTGGAGCGAGACGCTGGTCGCGATCGCGTAGTACAGGACGCGCAGCGGAATCGAGCGGGTGTGATGGGCGGCGACCGTCGCCACCTCGAAAACCACCGAGGCATGGCCCGAAGGGAACGAATCTCCCTTGCGGAAGGTGAACTCGCGCGGACCCTTCCCCGAACGGGGCCGTGAACGGCCGACCGCCCCTTCGAGAATGTTACGCACGATGCCGGCGATGAAGTGCGACTCCAGGACCTCCGCCGTCATCTCGGTCACGGGGTCCCAGCGCATGACGTAGCCGATCGTGAGCCCAGCGGCGTAGTACGGTGCCGTGCTGCCGATGTAGCCGAGCTTCTCGAGCGCGCGGCCCGGCTCGATCGCGGCGTGCAACACATCGTTCTCGGAATTCCTGTCTAAGGCATCGAGCACCTGCTGGTCCTGTGAGTAGAGGGCGCCCGCCACCGCCACGGTCCCGAGCGTCCACATGAGGTCCCCGCGGTTCATGTGGAAAGGAGCGGCGAAGACGGCGCGCGTGTCGGACGCGAGCACGCCAAGACCGCGGCCGATGTCGCGCGCCGGCTTGAGATCGCTGAATGCGCGGTGGCGCTCCGGAGTCACCACGGCAGGGGATTCGATCGCTTCGGGCACGCCCCAGGCGTCCACGACCGAGTCACTGGATGCGTAGGCGTCCACGGTGAGCACTTGCGAGAAGCGGCTGGCCAGGGGCAACGACGCCTCGGCGATGGCGAAGGCGGATGATGGAAGCAGCGCCGCCGCCAGCGCGAGGACGACGGCGCACGCACGATGACGCGCACGCTCCGCCACGAAACTCGGAAAGTCCATGAGTCCGGGTTTCGCAAGGCACATGCCGCGCGGGCGCACGCCTAAGCCGCGGGATTCCAATGGTGAACCGCGCTGCCTCCGGCGCCCTGACGGTAATGCCTACACTTCGCGGCCCTTTGTTATGCTGGCTCCGTCCTTCCGCCACCGTCGTTACGCGAGGCCTTCGAGCGCATGGCGAAGCCACCCCAGACGATCGTCGAGGCCGCGGGCCGCGAGGTCGTCATCACCAATCCCGACAAGATCTACTTTCCCAAGGCGGGCTACACCAAGCTCGACCTGGTGCGCTACTACGCCGCGGTGTCGGAAGGCGCGCTGCGCGGTATCGCCGGGCGCCCGATCGTGCTCAACCGATACGTGAATGGGATCGAATCCCAGGCCTTCTTCCAGAAGCGCGCGCCCGAGAAGCATCCGGAATGGATCGAGACGGTCGAGCTGCGCTTCCCGTCGGGCCGGACGGCGCGCGAGCTGGTGATCCGCGACAGCGCCCAGCTCCTATGGATCGCGAATCTCGGATGCATCGATCTCAATCCCCATCCGGTGCGCGCGGATGATCTCGAGCATCCGGACGAGCTGCGCATCGATCTCGATCCAGGTCCTGGTGTGGCCTGGGACGACGTGAGGCAGGTCGCCCTCGTGGTGCGCGACGTGCTGGAGGAGACCGGGCTGGTGGGCTGGCCGAAGACGTCGGGCTCGCGCGGCATGCACGTGAACGTACGCATCGAACGGCGGTGGAGCTTCACGCAGGTGCGGCGCGCCGCTCTGGCGCTGGCGCGCGAAGTCGAGGGCCGCGCGCCCGAGCGCGCGACCAGCAAGTGGTGGAAAGAAGAGCGCCACGGCGTATTCCTCGACTACAACCAGAACGCCAAGGACCGCACCGTGGCTTCGGCCTGGTCGGTGCGGCCCACGGCCGACGCGCGGGTCTCCATGCCGCTCCACTGGGAGGAAGTGGCGGACGTGGATCCATCCGCCTTCACGCTGGCGACCGCGCCGCGACGATTCGCGGAGCGCGGCGACGCCGCGGAGAACATCGACGACGCCGCGGGGTCCCTGGATGCCCTGCTCGCGCTCTCTGCCGCCCAGGAGTCGGAAGGCCTCGGCGACGCGCCATGGCCTCCGCATTACCGGAAGCAGGAAGGCGAAGCCCCGCGCGTGGCGCCCTCTCGCGCAAAGGGCGCGCGGAAGCCGTCTTCGAGCGAGGGAGGAAAGGGCAGCGGGCGGCGCCAACCGAAGCATCCGCTCATCACGGTGGCGAAAGCCGAGCACAAGGCGGAGGCCCTCGCGGGACTCGAGCGCTGGAAGACACGGCATCCTGAAGCCGCGGCGGCGCTGGCGGTGGACGACGTTCTGGTCGACGCGATGCGCGGCCGCTCGAGCACCTGGACCCGCATCCGGCTCAATCTGCGGCACGTCCCCGAAGAGCTCAGGCCCAAGGAAGAGGCGCCCGACCCCGATTACGATCCGTGGCGAGGCTTTCGGCCGACTCCGCGCCCTTTGGCCTCCGCGCGGCCGCGATCGTCGCGGCCGCCGAAGACACGCTCCAGCTCGTAGGGCGGCGTGACCTCGAGCTGATCGTAGCGGCACTCGCGGGGCTCCTTGTCGGGACGCCAGCGCACGAACTGCGCGGCGTGGCGGAAACGGCTTCCCTGCATGTGGTCGTAGGAGACCTCGCACACGCGCTCGGGACGCAGGGGCTCCCAGCTCAGGTCCTTGCCGCGATTCCATCGGCTGGTGGCGCCAGGCAGGCGCTGGCCTCGCGCGCTGGCCTGGAGCTGGGCTTCGGCCCAGCCGCGCCAGGGATGGCCCTCGAGCGCGCGTTCGCGGAGCGGAGCCAGCTCCTTCACCAGACGCTCGCGCACCACGTTCGAGAACGCGGCGGTCACGCCCACGTGGTGCAGGGTCCCGTCTTCATCGAAGAGCCCGAGCAACAGCGAGCCGACACGACGGCCTTCGCCGTTCTTGTGCCAGCGGAAGCCGGCCACCACGCAGTCCGCGGTGCGCTTGTGCTTGATCTTGATCATGGTGCGCTCGCCGGGCCGGTAGGGCTCGTCGAGGCGCTTGGCCATCACGCCGTCGAGACCGGCGCCTTCGAAGCGGCGGAACCAGTCCTCGGCGAGCGCGCGGTCACGCGTCACGGGCGACAGATGCAGCGGCGGCTCGGCGCGCCCGAGCGCCTGCTCGAGGCGCTGCCTGCGTTCGGCGAGCGGCGCGTCGCGAAGATCCTCGTCGCCGAGCGCGAGCAGGTCCCAGACCACGAACGAAGCGGGCATCTGCGACGCCAGCAGCCGGACGCGGGATTCGGCGGGATGGATCCGCAGCAGCAGCGCCTCGAAGTCGAGGCCCTCCTCCCCCACGATGACGACTTCACCGTCGATCACGCAGCGCTCGGGGAGCGCTTTCAGAAGAGGCTCGATCAGCTCCGGGAAGTAGCGGTTCATGGGCTTCTCGTCCCGGCTCTGCAACATGAGCTCGGCGCCATCACGGAACACCAGCGTGCGGAAGCCGTCCCACTTGGGCTCGAACTGCCAGCCCTCGCCTTCGGGCAGCGCGGGCGCCGGACTCGACAGCATCGGCGCGATGGGTGGAGGGAATGGCAAGCGCATGCGGACCTGATCCTAGACGATGCGA
The sequence above is a segment of the Candidatus Eisenbacteria bacterium genome. Coding sequences within it:
- a CDS encoding phosphatase PAP2 family protein, with translation MDFPSFVAERARHRACAVVLALAAALLPSSAFAIAEASLPLASRFSQVLTVDAYASSDSVVDAWGVPEAIESPAVVTPERHRAFSDLKPARDIGRGLGVLASDTRAVFAAPFHMNRGDLMWTLGTVAVAGALYSQDQQVLDALDRNSENDVLHAAIEPGRALEKLGYIGSTAPYYAAGLTIGYVMRWDPVTEMTAEVLESHFIAGIVRNILEGAVGRSRPRSGKGPREFTFRKGDSFPSGHASVVFEVATVAAHHTRSIPLRVLYYAIATSVSLQRVDSFSHWPSDIFVGAVIGTAVARAIVRRHDEAKRAPAPSRPAAPPASAPASSSTTRPLVD
- the ligD gene encoding non-homologous end-joining DNA ligase, whose protein sequence is MAKPPQTIVEAAGREVVITNPDKIYFPKAGYTKLDLVRYYAAVSEGALRGIAGRPIVLNRYVNGIESQAFFQKRAPEKHPEWIETVELRFPSGRTARELVIRDSAQLLWIANLGCIDLNPHPVRADDLEHPDELRIDLDPGPGVAWDDVRQVALVVRDVLEETGLVGWPKTSGSRGMHVNVRIERRWSFTQVRRAALALAREVEGRAPERATSKWWKEERHGVFLDYNQNAKDRTVASAWSVRPTADARVSMPLHWEEVADVDPSAFTLATAPRRFAERGDAAENIDDAAGSLDALLALSAAQESEGLGDAPWPPHYRKQEGEAPRVAPSRAKGARKPSSSEGGKGSGRRQPKHPLITVAKAEHKAEALAGLERWKTRHPEAAAALAVDDVLVDAMRGRSSTWTRIRLNLRHVPEELRPKEEAPDPDYDPWRGFRPTPRPLASARPRSSRPPKTRSSS
- a CDS encoding ATP-dependent DNA ligase translates to MRLPFPPPIAPMLSSPAPALPEGEGWQFEPKWDGFRTLVFRDGAELMLQSRDEKPMNRYFPELIEPLLKALPERCVIDGEVVIVGEEGLDFEALLLRIHPAESRVRLLASQMPASFVVWDLLALGDEDLRDAPLAERRQRLEQALGRAEPPLHLSPVTRDRALAEDWFRRFEGAGLDGVMAKRLDEPYRPGERTMIKIKHKRTADCVVAGFRWHKNGEGRRVGSLLLGLFDEDGTLHHVGVTAAFSNVVRERLVKELAPLRERALEGHPWRGWAEAQLQASARGQRLPGATSRWNRGKDLSWEPLRPERVCEVSYDHMQGSRFRHAAQFVRWRPDKEPRECRYDQLEVTPPYELERVFGGRDDRGRAEAKGRGVGRKPRHGS